The proteins below are encoded in one region of Bacteroidota bacterium:
- a CDS encoding cation:proton antiporter has translation AVIGVAAAFLWSVLLSRVRTLRNSLFTTPAFVFVIFAVAEMFEFSGAITSLAFGIALGNVEAFKVPRLKQYMPLEPIAPNEIEKTFFSEIVFLLKTFFFIYIGLSIQLKDPLWLTVGLALTALIFVARVPVVRFSMSKRIPAQDASFMATIVPKGLAAAVLASIPLQQGVEGGELIQNVTYSIILFSIIATSILIFLLDKTSLFKLYERMLKAKASPMLKEPEPDEDVQ, from the coding sequence GCAGTTATCGGCGTTGCGGCGGCATTTCTCTGGTCGGTGTTGCTGAGCCGTGTGCGAACGCTGCGCAATTCACTGTTTACAACGCCTGCATTCGTGTTCGTGATTTTTGCCGTTGCCGAGATGTTCGAGTTCAGCGGCGCCATCACATCGCTCGCATTCGGCATTGCGCTGGGGAATGTCGAGGCATTCAAGGTGCCGCGTTTGAAACAGTACATGCCTCTTGAACCGATCGCGCCGAACGAAATCGAGAAGACGTTCTTTTCCGAAATCGTCTTTCTGCTCAAGACATTCTTCTTTATTTACATCGGGCTTTCGATTCAGTTGAAGGATCCGCTGTGGCTGACGGTGGGACTTGCGCTGACGGCTCTGATCTTCGTTGCAAGAGTTCCCGTTGTCCGGTTCTCGATGTCGAAGCGCATTCCGGCACAAGATGCATCGTTTATGGCGACGATTGTGCCGAAGGGATTGGCGGCGGCTGTGCTTGCATCGATTCCATTGCAGCAAGGCGTTGAAGGCGGCGAGTTGATTCAGAACGTGACGTATTCCATCATTCTCTTCAGCATCATTGCAACATCGATTCTCATTTTCTTGCTCGATAAAACATCCCTCTTCAAACTGTATGAGAGAATGCTGAAAGCAAAGGCCTCACCGATGCTGAAAGAGCCGGAACCGGATGAGGATGTTCAATGA
- a CDS encoding SDR family oxidoreductase, with protein sequence MNLLIVGATGGTGRELVKQALAQGHKVTAFVRNPADLKITHNNLTIAEGDVLDYVSVEKAVRGNDAVLSALGHKRWFVRTTILSEGTKNIITAMEKHGVKRFVCETTLGIGDTRGKLGLYYTLFVIPVIVFFYFRDKETQERYIKESTLDWIIVRPGQLTNVKKLGKYRHGMNIGSWFRTVSISRADVADFMLKQVTDNTYLRKTPAVAN encoded by the coding sequence ATGAATCTCTTGATTGTCGGTGCAACGGGAGGAACGGGGCGCGAATTGGTAAAACAGGCTCTTGCTCAAGGACACAAGGTGACGGCGTTCGTGCGCAACCCTGCGGACTTGAAAATCACTCACAACAATCTCACAATCGCTGAAGGTGATGTTCTTGATTACGTATCAGTTGAGAAGGCTGTTCGCGGGAACGACGCCGTCCTCTCAGCCCTCGGTCATAAGCGATGGTTTGTGAGAACGACGATCCTCTCCGAAGGAACGAAGAACATCATCACGGCAATGGAGAAGCACGGCGTGAAGCGATTCGTGTGCGAAACGACTCTCGGCATTGGTGACACAAGAGGAAAGCTCGGTTTGTATTACACCCTCTTCGTCATTCCCGTTATTGTGTTTTTCTATTTCAGAGATAAAGAAACACAAGAACGTTACATCAAAGAGAGTACATTAGACTGGATTATCGTCCGGCCCGGACAGTTGACAAACGTCAAGAAACTCGGGAAGTATCGTCACGGAATGAACATTGGAAGTTGGTTTCGAACAGTCTCCATCTCACGTGCCGATGTCGCAGACTTCATGCTGAAGCAGGTTACCGACAACACGTATCTCCGCAAAACCCCCGCTGTTGCCAACTGA
- a CDS encoding carboxypeptidase-like regulatory domain-containing protein, which produces MKYLLAVLLLCSTAASQESFVLTGVVQDAVTGEPLPSANLREPGTARGTVANADGKYRLLLWPGKRIVVASCLGYKPDTLHLMLTENEVRNISLTPSDIVLPEILVRGEDPAIEIIRRAIANKKKWMERLNSFEMDAFTRQVLKRDDEIASITESFTKGYWQKGDTLREIVKQKRQTENIKSEFNFASVGRIINFNDDEIRFIGYTFIGPTADDALDYYDYKLFRTQVSYGKEIYEIKMIPRTRTRPLFDGIINIADDSYALMGVDVQPNESFNIPFVKMKHLRYRQQFGLYDHSFWMPVDIRIEAAAEISIPLIKIPTIDFSQTSVISNYDINILLPDTIFQKPRLSVDTISVAELDTSFWRENNVLPLTLEEENAYATLDSTQSLDVQFRPRGVAFQIGADGKAASLVENLDFAFNRVEGFRLGARIEVDSLSPIVQLRGGVAYGFSDKRGKYTVGGTVFTSLKKTWGVGGDVYRTMQYRPDAGYYGVFFNSITSLLAKNDYRNYYEAEGWRLLITHAPSTTLEMTLFFANEEHRSVPQNSNFSLFARSRAYRTNPAIQSGRFTIIGWDARIGGEPVPFDIVRRNSLGLHIQNMQWEGLLSSNRIWAEGTLVLPTFSRSMLFPQTLSLRLSGGVSERNSFPQQLFDLETSSTGFAPFGVFKAMNVKEFSGTSFVALNLEHNFRSIPFLALGIPFLYENNIELLVHGGTAQSWARPMYIFQRTGGQLDPPRLDITTTSGWYGEVGFSISRIFELIRADFTWRLSAPRNFRFTIGVASLF; this is translated from the coding sequence ATGAAATACCTTCTGGCGGTTCTTCTCCTCTGTTCAACGGCAGCGTCACAGGAGTCTTTCGTTCTCACGGGCGTCGTGCAGGATGCCGTCACCGGCGAGCCGTTGCCGTCGGCGAATCTTCGTGAGCCCGGTACGGCACGCGGAACTGTCGCAAATGCGGACGGCAAATACCGACTGCTGCTGTGGCCCGGCAAGCGCATTGTGGTAGCAAGCTGTCTCGGCTACAAACCGGACACGCTGCATCTGATGCTGACGGAAAACGAAGTACGCAACATCTCACTCACCCCGTCCGATATCGTTCTTCCCGAAATACTCGTGCGCGGCGAAGACCCCGCCATCGAGATCATCCGTCGAGCGATTGCCAACAAGAAGAAATGGATGGAAAGGCTGAATTCGTTCGAGATGGATGCGTTTACGCGCCAGGTGTTGAAGCGGGATGACGAGATTGCGAGTATTACCGAGTCGTTTACAAAAGGATATTGGCAGAAGGGCGATACGCTGCGCGAGATTGTGAAGCAGAAGCGCCAGACGGAGAACATCAAATCGGAATTCAACTTTGCCTCGGTCGGAAGAATTATCAACTTCAACGACGATGAAATCCGCTTCATCGGCTACACGTTCATCGGGCCGACGGCGGACGATGCTCTTGACTACTACGACTACAAGCTGTTCCGGACGCAAGTGAGTTACGGAAAAGAAATTTATGAGATTAAGATGATTCCGAGAACGCGTACGAGACCGTTGTTCGACGGCATCATCAACATTGCGGACGATTCGTATGCGCTGATGGGTGTTGATGTCCAGCCCAACGAGTCGTTCAACATTCCGTTTGTCAAAATGAAGCATCTCCGTTACCGCCAGCAGTTCGGGTTGTACGACCATTCGTTCTGGATGCCGGTGGATATCCGCATCGAGGCGGCGGCGGAGATTAGCATTCCGCTCATCAAAATTCCGACGATCGATTTCTCCCAAACGTCCGTCATCTCAAACTACGACATCAATATTCTCCTTCCCGACACCATCTTCCAAAAACCCCGACTCTCTGTTGACACCATTTCGGTTGCAGAACTGGATACGTCGTTCTGGCGGGAGAACAACGTGTTGCCGTTGACGCTGGAGGAAGAGAATGCGTACGCTACACTCGACAGCACACAATCGCTTGATGTTCAGTTCCGGCCGCGGGGAGTTGCGTTTCAAATCGGCGCGGATGGCAAAGCCGCTTCACTCGTTGAGAATCTCGACTTTGCATTCAACAGGGTCGAGGGATTCCGCCTTGGGGCACGCATCGAAGTCGATAGTCTCAGCCCGATCGTGCAATTGCGCGGCGGTGTTGCATACGGCTTTTCGGACAAGAGAGGAAAATACACTGTCGGCGGAACGGTGTTCACGTCGCTAAAAAAAACCTGGGGCGTTGGCGGCGATGTGTATCGCACAATGCAGTATCGACCTGATGCGGGGTACTACGGGGTGTTCTTCAATTCAATCACTTCCCTTCTTGCTAAGAACGATTACAGGAACTATTATGAGGCCGAAGGTTGGCGTCTCCTCATAACACATGCTCCATCAACAACATTGGAAATGACATTATTCTTCGCGAACGAGGAACACCGCTCTGTGCCGCAGAACTCCAACTTCAGCCTCTTTGCCCGCTCGCGTGCCTACAGGACGAATCCCGCAATTCAGAGTGGCCGATTCACCATCATCGGATGGGATGCGCGTATTGGCGGTGAACCGGTACCTTTCGATATTGTCCGGCGGAATTCCTTGGGGCTTCACATACAAAACATGCAGTGGGAAGGATTACTTTCCTCGAATCGAATCTGGGCCGAAGGGACTCTCGTATTGCCGACATTCAGCAGGAGTATGCTGTTTCCACAGACGCTTTCGCTGAGGCTCTCAGGGGGAGTGTCGGAGAGAAACAGCTTCCCTCAACAATTGTTCGATCTCGAAACCTCTTCGACCGGATTTGCGCCCTTCGGCGTCTTCAAAGCGATGAACGTGAAAGAATTCAGTGGAACCAGTTTCGTTGCGTTGAATCTCGAACATAACTTCCGCAGCATCCCCTTTCTCGCGCTCGGCATTCCGTTTCTGTATGAGAACAACATTGAGTTACTCGTTCATGGCGGGACAGCGCAATCATGGGCACGACCTATGTACATATTCCAGCGTACGGGCGGTCAATTGGATCCCCCCCGCCTTGATATCACGACAACATCGGGCTGGTACGGCGAGGTTGGCTTCAGCATCAGCCGTATCTTTGAACTCATCCGCGCCGACTTCACCTGGCGACTCAGCGCGCCGCGGAATTTCCGGTTCACAATCGGCGTCGCGAGTTTATTCTAA
- a CDS encoding cation transporter, with translation MPTDSDYHRKKQAAIISLSVGGLMLVMKTAAYFITNSAAILSDALESIVHVAATSMAFYSVVLSSRPADKSHPYGHGKIEFFSAGIEGGLIVVAALAIIYEAVRGIIVGRELVQLDTGMLLTLGAAVINLGLGWFLIKRGKQTKSLTLVADGKHVLTDSWTSFGVVAGLLLVRFTDIELLDPLVAIAVAINILVSGYKLMRVSVGGLMDESDAETLDSVVNIVNKNRTAEWITVHLLRVMRSGQMHHVDFHLTVPFYWTVAKAETFQHAIQKTLTEGLENHAQVLIHLDPCLPSCCRMCSVPSCPERSAQYEQSPAWDVAALTDRPPYQ, from the coding sequence ATGCCAACCGACAGCGACTATCACCGTAAAAAGCAAGCAGCAATCATCTCGCTGAGTGTCGGCGGGCTGATGCTCGTCATGAAAACGGCGGCGTACTTCATCACCAACTCCGCCGCAATTCTCTCCGACGCCTTGGAATCCATCGTACATGTTGCCGCCACCTCGATGGCATTCTACAGCGTCGTGCTCAGCTCGCGCCCCGCGGACAAGTCCCACCCCTACGGGCATGGCAAAATCGAGTTCTTCTCCGCCGGCATTGAAGGCGGATTAATCGTTGTTGCCGCGCTTGCCATTATCTATGAGGCCGTACGCGGCATAATTGTGGGTCGCGAGCTTGTGCAACTGGATACCGGCATGCTGCTGACACTCGGCGCCGCTGTTATCAATCTCGGGCTCGGGTGGTTTCTTATCAAGCGGGGAAAGCAAACGAAGTCACTCACACTTGTCGCGGACGGCAAACATGTGCTGACCGACTCGTGGACAAGCTTTGGCGTTGTTGCGGGATTGCTGCTGGTCCGGTTCACGGACATCGAACTGCTTGACCCCCTCGTTGCTATCGCCGTCGCCATCAATATTCTCGTTTCGGGCTACAAGCTGATGCGTGTTTCTGTCGGTGGGTTGATGGATGAATCTGACGCGGAAACACTTGACAGCGTTGTCAATATTGTCAACAAAAACCGGACTGCCGAATGGATTACTGTGCATCTTCTGCGCGTGATGCGTTCCGGACAAATGCATCACGTCGATTTCCATCTAACTGTTCCGTTCTACTGGACTGTTGCAAAGGCGGAGACGTTCCAACATGCGATACAGAAAACACTGACGGAAGGGTTGGAGAATCATGCACAGGTATTGATTCATCTCGACCCGTGCCTTCCTTCCTGTTGCCGGATGTGCAGCGTTCCATCATGTCCCGAACGGTCGGCACAGTACGAGCAGTCACCCGCGTGGGATGTTGCCGCTTTGACGGACCGCCCGCCTTATCAGTAG
- a CDS encoding NAD(P)/FAD-dependent oxidoreductase codes for MSRPNPIFVIGGGAAGIIAACRAASLGARVLLLERNSKLGIKLLISGGGKCNITHAGPMEEVRAAFVPHEARFLKPSFYTFSNDDIVRMIEDAGVATYTRPNGRVFPVSGNADDVVNALAGYLKKEGVQLRLNARVSGIVHREDAVRGLMIGNVEIESEHIILATGGASYPKTGTKGDGFEWARALGHTIVPVRPALAPIGIEPKLPADWRGVALRDGCLMVFADGRKLTEWRDDILFSHEGITGPAALEVSRVAAEAMLAHDVELRFDFFPQKDFTHVDDDLNKLVLSKRDRMISTLLESWLPNRIVHPLLQSVGIDAAKRGHVLTREERRKIVQLLKDWKLGNVSSINIERGEVTAGGVALDEVDPKSMRSRKVKGLYICGEVLDIAGPVGGYNLQAAFSTGFVAGETAAKDWLALQGD; via the coding sequence ATGTCTCGCCCCAATCCCATCTTTGTCATCGGCGGCGGCGCAGCCGGAATCATTGCAGCGTGTCGTGCTGCTTCGCTCGGTGCCCGCGTTCTTCTTCTTGAACGGAATAGCAAATTGGGCATCAAGTTGCTTATCTCCGGCGGAGGCAAATGCAACATTACACACGCGGGGCCGATGGAGGAAGTCCGGGCAGCGTTTGTCCCTCACGAAGCGCGATTTCTCAAACCTTCCTTCTATACATTCTCCAACGATGATATTGTAAGAATGATTGAGGATGCCGGAGTTGCAACGTACACGCGTCCGAACGGCAGAGTCTTTCCTGTCAGCGGCAACGCGGATGATGTGGTGAACGCGCTGGCGGGATACCTGAAGAAAGAAGGAGTTCAATTGAGGCTGAACGCAAGAGTCTCCGGGATCGTACATCGTGAGGATGCGGTTCGGGGATTGATGATCGGGAATGTTGAGATAGAATCGGAACACATTATTCTCGCAACGGGCGGCGCATCGTATCCCAAAACGGGAACGAAGGGCGACGGCTTTGAATGGGCAAGAGCACTCGGACATACGATCGTGCCCGTTCGTCCCGCGCTTGCCCCGATCGGCATTGAGCCGAAGCTTCCTGCGGATTGGCGCGGCGTTGCTCTGCGGGACGGTTGCCTGATGGTGTTCGCCGACGGCAGGAAGCTGACGGAATGGCGCGACGATATTCTCTTCTCTCACGAAGGCATAACGGGGCCTGCTGCGCTCGAAGTCAGCCGCGTTGCGGCGGAAGCGATGCTTGCACACGACGTGGAATTGCGGTTTGATTTCTTCCCTCAAAAGGACTTTACTCACGTTGATGATGATCTGAACAAACTCGTTCTCTCAAAACGTGACAGGATGATCTCCACCCTGCTCGAATCGTGGCTGCCCAATAGAATTGTTCATCCGCTCCTGCAATCAGTCGGCATTGATGCTGCAAAGCGGGGGCATGTGCTGACGAGGGAGGAACGGCGGAAAATCGTCCAGCTTCTGAAAGACTGGAAACTCGGCAATGTTTCCTCCATCAACATTGAACGCGGCGAAGTGACGGCGGGAGGCGTGGCGCTGGACGAAGTTGACCCGAAATCGATGCGTTCGAGAAAGGTGAAGGGGCTGTACATTTGCGGAGAAGTTCTCGATATTGCAGGCCCGGTTGGCGGCTACAATCTGCAGGCGGCGTTTTCCACCGGCTTCGTGGCGGGGGAAACTGCGGCGAAGGATTGGCTGGCTTTGCAGGGTGATTGA
- a CDS encoding MBL fold metallo-hydrolase has product MSNNKDLLLSSRRSFVKTLGLSLLAAPSMLADGQRRRSRREMFANDEPIAVPQFKPEPRTWSNDTITAAWIGHATVLINFYGTNIITDPVFSDRIGLNVAHLFTIGPKRLVYPALTFDELPPIDLILLSHAHMDHLDTPTIRKFNRNIPMVIAQNTHDVVEDFRFEKVYQLDWGQWAQIGDVRVEALEVKHFGWRYPWEQDRSRGYHDGRSYNAYLLSRNGKQIVFGGDTAYHEHFKKIGERNIPVELAMVPIGAYDPWIHNHCTPEQALEMAGHMNARRILPMHWNTFIQSEEPTAEPMQRLKAAAAHDPDRIVIDSIGQTWTLPRTAASTATVPTATNTSE; this is encoded by the coding sequence TTGTCGAACAATAAGGATTTGCTTTTGTCATCCCGCAGATCATTTGTCAAAACGTTAGGATTGAGTCTGCTTGCCGCTCCGTCAATGCTTGCCGACGGGCAGCGCCGTCGAAGCAGACGCGAGATGTTTGCCAACGATGAGCCGATTGCGGTTCCGCAATTCAAGCCGGAGCCGCGTACGTGGAGCAACGATACGATCACGGCAGCGTGGATCGGACACGCGACCGTGCTCATCAATTTCTACGGCACGAACATCATCACCGATCCGGTATTCTCGGATCGGATCGGATTGAATGTTGCTCACTTGTTCACGATCGGCCCGAAGAGACTCGTTTATCCTGCTCTGACGTTCGACGAACTTCCTCCCATTGATCTTATTCTGCTGTCTCATGCACACATGGATCATCTTGACACTCCTACAATCAGAAAATTCAACCGCAACATCCCGATGGTGATTGCGCAGAATACGCACGACGTTGTTGAAGATTTCAGATTCGAGAAAGTGTATCAGTTGGATTGGGGTCAGTGGGCGCAGATTGGCGATGTACGAGTTGAGGCGCTTGAGGTGAAGCATTTCGGCTGGCGGTATCCGTGGGAACAGGATCGTTCGCGTGGCTATCATGACGGCAGGAGCTACAATGCGTATCTTCTTTCGAGGAACGGAAAGCAGATCGTTTTCGGCGGCGACACGGCATACCACGAACACTTCAAGAAGATCGGCGAGCGCAACATTCCGGTCGAGCTTGCGATGGTGCCGATTGGCGCGTACGATCCGTGGATTCACAATCACTGCACGCCCGAGCAAGCGCTGGAAATGGCGGGACACATGAATGCACGCCGCATTTTGCCGATGCATTGGAACACGTTCATTCAGAGTGAAGAACCGACAGCCGAACCAATGCAACGCCTCAAGGCTGCTGCTGCTCACGACCCCGACCGGATTGTGATTGACAGCATCGGGCAGACCTGGACACTGCCGAGGACGGCCGCTTCAACTGCAACAGTACCAACCGCCACCAATACATCTGAGTAG
- a CDS encoding SDR family oxidoreductase, with translation MLTDKVAIITGASSGIGAALAQILAREGATVVLAARRIDKLYELAQSIKLAGGKAVIHPTDVTVKAEAEHLIHQTLEDLKRIDILVNNAGRGHFANVEDTTDEMIQSMFKLNVFSLWYTVRPALKYMKQQESGHIINIASMAGKLGYPYNSAYVAAKHAVVGFTMALRQELLETGIHATVVCPAGVKTDWASVTEGGSMLPMFSESGPIIKKIAADRDIPLPQIEGVLSAEAVAEKILECIKNPVAEVYTQSGAKEFVELATRNREEAEHHMIPVVLGERDVYERVKKSE, from the coding sequence ATGCTTACTGATAAAGTTGCTATCATTACCGGCGCCTCATCAGGCATCGGTGCAGCACTTGCGCAGATACTTGCCCGCGAAGGAGCAACGGTTGTCCTGGCCGCCCGCCGCATAGACAAGCTGTACGAGCTTGCGCAGAGTATCAAGTTGGCAGGAGGGAAGGCCGTTATTCATCCGACCGACGTGACAGTCAAAGCCGAGGCCGAACATCTCATTCATCAAACCCTTGAAGATCTCAAGCGAATCGACATTCTCGTGAACAATGCCGGCCGGGGGCATTTCGCCAATGTCGAAGATACAACTGACGAGATGATTCAAAGCATGTTCAAGCTGAATGTCTTCTCCCTCTGGTACACAGTCCGTCCGGCACTGAAATACATGAAGCAGCAGGAAAGCGGCCACATCATCAACATCGCAAGCATGGCGGGCAAGTTGGGTTATCCGTACAACAGCGCGTACGTCGCGGCAAAACACGCGGTGGTCGGCTTCACCATGGCATTGCGTCAGGAACTTCTCGAAACCGGAATTCACGCAACGGTTGTTTGTCCTGCCGGCGTGAAAACCGACTGGGCAAGCGTCACCGAAGGCGGCTCGATGCTGCCGATGTTTTCCGAATCGGGTCCGATCATAAAGAAGATTGCCGCTGATCGGGATATTCCTCTCCCACAAATCGAGGGAGTCCTTTCCGCTGAAGCCGTCGCAGAGAAAATTCTTGAATGTATTAAGAACCCCGTTGCCGAAGTCTATACGCAGAGCGGAGCGAAGGAATTCGTTGAACTCGCAACACGCAACCGGGAAGAAGCCGAGCATCACATGATTCCTGTTGTGTTGGGCGAGCGCGATGTGTACGAACGGGTGAAGAAGTCAGAGTAA
- a CDS encoding DUF309 domain-containing protein — MRKKSVSEIDVALLSEPELSFEDWKEYEEGWRLFNERQFWHAHEAWENVWRRRPEESRIFFQGIIQLAAAYHLLVVKKRYGGMMRNFEKAEEKLKLFPPFFLGVDVDGLLQAIKRARAEIRRVGAEHLADCDLSVIPVVSIRLPNT; from the coding sequence ATGAGGAAGAAATCCGTCAGCGAGATTGATGTCGCATTGCTTTCCGAACCTGAACTCTCTTTCGAAGATTGGAAGGAGTACGAAGAAGGCTGGCGGCTGTTCAACGAGCGGCAGTTCTGGCACGCGCATGAAGCATGGGAGAATGTCTGGAGACGACGGCCGGAGGAGAGCCGGATTTTCTTTCAGGGCATTATTCAGCTTGCGGCGGCATACCATCTTCTTGTCGTCAAGAAACGCTACGGCGGCATGATGCGGAATTTCGAGAAGGCGGAAGAAAAGCTGAAACTCTTTCCTCCGTTTTTTCTCGGGGTAGATGTTGATGGTTTGTTGCAGGCTATCAAGAGGGCTCGGGCTGAAATCCGGCGGGTTGGCGCTGAACACCTGGCAGATTGTGATCTTTCCGTTATCCCCGTCGTTTCAATTCGTCTGCCTAATACATGA
- a CDS encoding isoprenylcysteine carboxylmethyltransferase family protein produces MYAPPKFRSYLLVALQLLCIALFAAAGHIVARNSFLLIVEAGAWGLGVWAIGILRLGKFNITPDVPAHAEMTDRGPYRLIRHPMYTSLIVGAGALVADDFSWLRCSLWICLAAVLVMKLHYEEKLLRNAFSGYEDYAKRTYRLIPFMY; encoded by the coding sequence ATGTATGCACCTCCGAAGTTCCGTTCATATCTTCTCGTCGCGCTGCAACTTTTGTGCATTGCGTTATTTGCCGCCGCGGGACATATTGTAGCGCGCAATTCCTTTCTCCTGATCGTCGAGGCGGGGGCTTGGGGATTGGGAGTGTGGGCAATCGGCATATTGAGATTGGGCAAGTTCAACATAACGCCTGATGTTCCCGCTCACGCGGAGATGACGGACCGGGGACCGTACAGACTCATCCGCCACCCGATGTACACATCGCTGATAGTCGGAGCGGGCGCGCTTGTTGCCGATGACTTCAGTTGGTTGAGATGTTCGTTGTGGATATGTCTTGCGGCCGTACTGGTAATGAAGCTCCACTACGAAGAGAAACTGTTGCGGAATGCCTTCAGCGGTTACGAGGACTATGCAAAGAGAACATACAGATTAATCCCCTTCATGTATTAG
- a CDS encoding OmpA family protein, translating into MKKMLLVLLLVVVSNAGLAQLKRILPQQTFNRDGRFSFGVRGGSNLWINDFERRQVSGGGDVFVRYSFTNLFSLGVMGGYDVLQARQRDLDRTGNTPLQFDYVETKGFSADLVAWFHFISGSFVTPYAYIGGGVYRYKRKVSGDIFYPDDKNYTTYHIPAGFGLDAMFSKYVGFTLDVGVRIVDDLTDALKRDVADKTVIALDWYPTAKAGLMFFLGSSNYDDDDADGLTLAEERKFGTDPDNPDTDGDGLLDGEELKLYMTDPRKADSDGDGIRDGDEILIYKTNPNKADTDGDGLSDGDEIFRHNTDPFKVDSDGDGLSDGEEVLKYKTDPLKADTDGDGLPDADEIARGTNPLNPDTDGGGVEDGLEVARGTNPLERHDDIPKPPPPLEVGKAIILEGITFRTGKSAIEPESEPTLMRAFATMKDNPEISVEIRGYTDNTGSESLNYTLSQRRAEAVRSWLIFKGIESWRITSRGFGPSFPIGDNRTVEGRARNRRIEFFRTK; encoded by the coding sequence ATGAAAAAAATGCTTTTGGTACTTCTGCTTGTTGTCGTCTCGAATGCCGGCTTAGCTCAGTTGAAGAGAATTCTTCCGCAACAAACCTTCAATCGTGACGGCCGCTTCTCGTTCGGCGTGCGTGGCGGCTCGAATCTGTGGATTAATGACTTTGAGAGAAGGCAGGTTTCGGGCGGCGGCGATGTGTTTGTGAGATATTCGTTCACGAATCTGTTCTCTCTCGGCGTTATGGGAGGTTATGACGTGCTGCAGGCGCGGCAACGCGACCTCGACCGTACGGGCAACACGCCGCTGCAATTTGACTATGTAGAGACCAAAGGTTTCTCCGCGGATCTTGTTGCGTGGTTTCATTTCATATCGGGAAGCTTTGTCACGCCGTACGCGTATATCGGCGGAGGCGTGTACCGGTACAAGCGCAAGGTCTCCGGTGATATCTTCTACCCTGACGACAAGAATTACACGACGTATCATATTCCCGCCGGCTTCGGACTCGACGCGATGTTCTCGAAATATGTCGGCTTCACGCTCGATGTCGGCGTCCGGATTGTGGACGACCTCACTGATGCGCTGAAACGGGATGTGGCGGATAAAACGGTGATTGCTCTTGATTGGTACCCGACGGCGAAAGCGGGGCTGATGTTCTTTCTCGGCAGCAGCAACTACGACGATGATGACGCCGACGGTTTGACACTCGCCGAAGAAAGAAAGTTCGGCACAGACCCCGACAATCCCGATACGGACGGCGACGGTCTTCTCGACGGCGAGGAACTGAAGCTGTATATGACCGATCCCCGCAAAGCGGACAGCGATGGTGACGGAATTCGTGACGGCGACGAAATCCTCATCTACAAGACCAATCCCAACAAGGCCGATACGGACGGCGACGGGCTGAGCGATGGAGACGAAATCTTCCGTCACAACACCGATCCGTTCAAGGTTGATTCGGATGGCGACGGGCTGAGCGATGGAGAGGAAGTTCTCAAGTACAAAACAGATCCGCTGAAAGCCGATACCGACGGCGACGGACTTCCCGACGCTGACGAGATTGCCCGCGGCACAAATCCACTGAATCCCGACACTGACGGAGGCGGAGTTGAAGACGGACTTGAAGTTGCCCGCGGCACCAATCCGCTTGAGCGTCATGACGATATACCGAAGCCTCCTCCGCCTCTCGAAGTCGGCAAGGCGATTATTTTAGAGGGCATCACATTCAGAACCGGCAAATCGGCGATCGAGCCCGAATCGGAGCCGACGTTGATGCGCGCATTCGCGACAATGAAAGACAATCCCGAAATTTCCGTCGAGATTCGCGGGTACACCGACAATACCGGCTCGGAATCGTTGAACTATACGCTTTCGCAGCGCCGCGCCGAAGCGGTTCGTTCGTGGCTGATCTTCAAGGGCATCGAGTCGTGGCGCATCACGTCACGCGGATTCGGCCCGAGCTTCCCGATCGGCGACAACAGAACAGTGGAGGGAAGAGCCCGGAACAGGCGTATCGAATTCTTCCGCACGAAATAG